The following are encoded in a window of Sorex araneus isolate mSorAra2 chromosome 11, mSorAra2.pri, whole genome shotgun sequence genomic DNA:
- the LOC129399367 gene encoding calcium homeostasis modulator protein 2-like, with protein sequence MANPITPFLSRIFRSKDLVTLNGLVALGTTGGQELFSLLAFQCPCSPVQNFQYGLTATLMPALLLFFISIILNNQTKKLVDGCRCFRTKKCPCILYSIVGHAAVAPLTWLVISLLRGDAYVCAFSEFVDPSSLTAENESFPLSHATQILARFPCGESPDNLSGIREEVSRRLKFESQLLGWLLICTVAVVVFLSKCLKSCCSRLGYHQEDYRARYLTNEEQLLRRTAEVHSLALAANKVKKFFGFVAFDEREKELMAKFPKQGTRLIVPWKKITGSSQDQEMQGIPLYSLLHKWAFGQSDINEEFDMTLLPHPQPQLAASQTSDH encoded by the exons ATGGCTAACCCCATCACCCCCTTCCTGTCGCGCATTTTCAGGAGCAAGGATTTGGTGACATTAAATGGGCTGGTGGCTCTGGGCACCACGGGTGGCCAGGAGCTCTTCTCCTTGTTGGCCTTCCAGTGCCCGTGCTCACCAGTTCAGAACTTCCAGTATGGGTTAACGGCCACCTTGATGCCCGCCTTGTTGCTCTTCTTCATCAGCATCATCCTCAACAACCAAACCAAGAAGCTGGTGGACGGGTGCCGGTGCTTCAGGACCAAGAAATGCCCATGCATCCTATATTCCATCGTGGGCCATGCAGCCGTGGCCCCCCTCACGTGGTTGGTCATCTCCCTGCTGCGCGGGGACGCCTACGTCTGCGCATTCAGCGAGTTTGTGGACCCGTCCTCGCTCACGGCTGAGAACGagagcttccctctctcccacgccACACAGATCCTGGCCAGGTTCCCTTGCGGGGAGAGCCCTGACAACCTGTCGGGCATCCGGGAGGAGGTGAGCCGCAGGCTCAAGTTTGAGTCTCAG CTATTAGGGTGGCTGCTCATCTGCACAGTGGCCGTGGTGGTGTTCCTGAGCAAGTGCCTCAAGTCCTGCTGCTCGAGGCTCGGCTACCACCAGGAGGACTACAGGGCCCGCTACCTCACCAATGAGGAGCAGCTCTTGCGACGCACGGCCGAGGTGCACTCCCTCGCACTGGCGGCCAACAAAGTGAAGAAGTTCTTTGGCTTCGTGGCATTCGACGAGAGGGAAAAGGAGCTGATGGCCAAGTTCCCAAAGCAAGGCACACGGTTGATTGTACCGTGGAAAAAAATCACTGGCAGTTCCCAGGACCAGGAGATGCAGGGCATCCCCCTCTACAGCCTCCTGCACAAGTGGGCCTTCGGTCAGTCTGACATCAACGAGGAATTCGATATGACCCTActtccccaccctcagccccaacTTGCTGCCAGCCAAACCTCTGACCATTGA